In Thalassoglobus sp. JC818, a single window of DNA contains:
- the hmpA gene encoding NO-inducible flavohemoprotein, producing MLSEKTIRIVKDITPVVAANAETITRRFYQRMFEGNPEVKAFFNQSHQHSGGQQRALAGAICAYFAHIDNLEALTPAVELIAQKHCSLGIQAEHYPIVGKHLLAAIKDVMGDAATDEIIDAVAEAYGLLAEVCIGREAQIYHQQKSQSGGWNGYRKLVVERKVPESDIVTSFYLKSEDDQPLPDFLPGQYITVKVDHPKTPTSPRNYSLSDRPGTGHFRISVKREPRPVDNAPDGLISSYLHDEVNEGDRLDIGPPCGEFTLDQASTNGRPIVLLAGGIGVTPLLAMAKSLHNSNTTTPVYFLQAAKNSRVHALADEVRSLCGNGSSFQTKIVYDDPLSDDLSSGRCDVEGFVTTELLQNWVPFSEADFYVCGPKPFMTAVFTSLSELGVSEDRIRHEFFGPKQDLQVSELATT from the coding sequence ATGCTCAGCGAAAAAACGATCCGAATTGTCAAGGACATCACCCCTGTCGTCGCCGCCAATGCGGAAACCATCACTCGGCGGTTCTACCAGCGGATGTTCGAAGGAAATCCGGAAGTCAAAGCGTTCTTCAATCAGTCGCATCAGCACAGCGGTGGCCAGCAACGGGCTCTCGCCGGAGCGATTTGCGCATACTTCGCACACATCGACAATCTCGAAGCTCTGACTCCGGCAGTCGAACTGATTGCTCAAAAGCACTGCTCGCTGGGAATTCAGGCCGAACACTATCCAATTGTCGGAAAACACTTGCTCGCTGCGATCAAGGATGTCATGGGGGATGCTGCCACAGACGAAATTATAGACGCTGTTGCAGAGGCATACGGTCTGTTGGCCGAGGTCTGTATCGGTCGGGAGGCACAAATCTATCACCAGCAGAAGTCACAATCGGGAGGCTGGAACGGATATCGAAAACTGGTGGTCGAACGGAAGGTTCCAGAAAGCGATATCGTCACATCATTCTATCTCAAATCAGAAGATGATCAGCCACTGCCGGATTTTCTTCCGGGACAGTATATCACAGTGAAAGTCGATCATCCGAAAACGCCCACCTCGCCTCGAAACTACAGTCTTTCAGATCGTCCCGGCACCGGCCACTTCCGTATCAGCGTGAAGCGAGAACCTCGCCCAGTGGACAACGCACCTGATGGGCTGATCTCAAGCTATCTTCACGATGAAGTCAACGAAGGTGATCGTTTAGACATCGGACCGCCCTGTGGTGAGTTCACGCTTGATCAAGCATCAACGAATGGTCGTCCCATTGTCTTGCTGGCTGGCGGAATTGGAGTGACGCCGCTACTGGCGATGGCCAAGTCGCTTCACAATTCCAACACGACGACACCGGTCTATTTCCTGCAGGCTGCGAAGAACAGTCGTGTTCACGCTTTGGCCGACGAAGTGCGATCACTGTGTGGCAACGGATCGAGTTTTCAGACGAAAATCGTCTACGACGATCCGCTGTCTGACGACCTCTCAAGCGGACGCTGTGATGTCGAAGGATTCGTCACGACCGAGTTGCTTCAAAACTGGGTGCCTTTCAGCGAGGCAGACTTCTACGTTTGCGGACCAAAACCGTTCATGACTGCCGTGTTCACCAGCCTCAGCGAACTTGGCGTCTCCGAAGATCGTATTCGACACGAGTTCTTCGGCCCCAAGCAAGACTTGCAGGTGAGCGAACTCGCGACAACATGA
- a CDS encoding Rrf2 family transcriptional regulator yields the protein MISKTAEYALRAVTCLAANDGKPLSADVLAEKTKVPRRYLTRVMQDLAAVDLVDSRSGPGGGYLLSIPTDKLTILDIVNAVAPLERINACPLGLESHTSLCPLHAELDKAYAATEAAFANVTIRQLIESTSPIVPLCEVPSK from the coding sequence ATGATTTCCAAAACAGCTGAATACGCCCTGAGAGCCGTCACATGCCTGGCAGCGAACGATGGCAAGCCTCTTTCGGCGGACGTGCTGGCCGAAAAGACAAAAGTGCCACGACGTTATCTGACTCGCGTGATGCAAGACTTGGCGGCTGTCGACCTTGTCGATTCGCGCAGCGGCCCAGGCGGCGGCTATCTGCTGTCGATCCCCACCGACAAGCTGACAATTCTGGACATCGTAAACGCTGTGGCTCCGCTAGAAAGAATCAATGCATGCCCGCTGGGACTCGAATCTCACACCTCCTTGTGTCCTCTCCATGCAGAACTCGACAAAGCCTACGCCGCCACGGAGGCAGCCTTCGCCAACGTGACAATTCGCCAACTCATCGAGTCGACGAGTCCGATCGTCCCATTATGCGAAGTACCTTCAAAGTAA
- a CDS encoding PAS domain S-box protein: MSVPGTQLLSVFTSNDEIRLLLEASQIIVWTHWPAGHRLFHSKEWSQFTGQAHQLNQSADWHESVHPEDISLLLRNYDSANGEKSEQTFQVRYRRYCGRYFSYLERALPVVDANGKVDHWFGVSLSQEEHPPFPVLADRNFLLQAIFDNVPECVKVFDRDGKFQVINRAGLAMIEADSFEEVLGNTAWWCIAPEHHTAVRRMNANVLRGECASTEYDVIGKKGGRRNVKTHGIPMFDPSGDVTGILSITRDLTVERNAEIAIRASSMRLRRLVEELPASAICIEGNSVFFNRAAQDLFGYSPDEVSTVDEWFSLLYRERCDEMLELYEADRTQAFPLKREVQVNCRSGEIKTVEFAGYEDHEVEIWVVHDVTERKRAEEAVRIRERQLSTLMSNLPGAAYRCLNDKDWTMEFISDGCVQVSGYPAEKLTQGVPTWSELMHPDDRQPIWETVQDSLSQRQSFQVVYRIQHRDGDERVIWEQGRGVVNAHGQIEAIEGFLTDMTEMEQMKQQLVQSERLAAMGKMLSALAHESRNALQRIQSGVEMLKFEFEQDSESYEDLRRIAGAREDLQRLYDEMRSFAAPMNLQISDCDLSGIWTKAWNHLESTWNSRNVQLKQNLSDINLRVSVDAFRLEQVFRNLFENALAACDDPVVIEISCDNSDIHGKPGVCVTLRDNGPGLKEEHRARIFEAFFTTKHKGSGLGMAIAKRIVEAHRGKIEVRNSTSGGAEFLLVIPRDQP; encoded by the coding sequence ATGTCTGTTCCAGGCACTCAACTCCTGAGCGTGTTCACGTCGAACGATGAAATTCGATTGCTGTTGGAAGCATCGCAAATCATCGTCTGGACTCATTGGCCAGCCGGTCATCGATTGTTCCACTCGAAGGAATGGAGCCAGTTCACTGGACAAGCACACCAGCTCAATCAGAGTGCTGATTGGCACGAATCTGTGCATCCCGAAGACATCTCTCTGCTGCTTCGGAATTACGATTCCGCGAACGGTGAGAAATCTGAACAGACCTTTCAGGTTCGGTATCGACGTTATTGCGGCAGATACTTTTCGTATCTCGAACGCGCTCTTCCGGTTGTCGATGCGAATGGGAAAGTAGATCACTGGTTCGGGGTAAGCCTTTCGCAGGAAGAACATCCTCCGTTCCCAGTGCTTGCTGATCGCAATTTCTTGCTGCAAGCGATCTTCGACAACGTCCCGGAATGCGTAAAGGTCTTCGATCGCGATGGAAAATTCCAGGTGATCAACCGCGCCGGACTCGCAATGATTGAAGCGGACTCGTTTGAGGAAGTCCTTGGTAATACTGCCTGGTGGTGCATCGCACCAGAGCATCATACGGCCGTGAGACGAATGAACGCGAATGTGTTGCGAGGCGAGTGCGCCTCCACGGAGTATGATGTCATCGGAAAGAAGGGCGGAAGGCGAAACGTTAAGACTCACGGTATTCCGATGTTTGATCCGAGCGGCGACGTCACTGGCATCTTGAGTATCACACGTGATTTAACTGTCGAACGGAACGCAGAGATCGCCATCCGTGCAAGTTCGATGCGGTTGCGACGCTTGGTCGAGGAACTCCCCGCGAGCGCAATCTGCATCGAAGGCAATTCCGTCTTCTTCAATCGCGCCGCACAAGATCTGTTCGGCTACTCGCCTGACGAGGTATCAACCGTCGACGAATGGTTCTCGTTACTTTATCGCGAACGATGCGATGAGATGCTGGAGCTTTATGAAGCAGATCGAACTCAGGCTTTCCCACTCAAGCGAGAAGTTCAAGTCAACTGTCGATCGGGAGAGATTAAGACCGTCGAGTTTGCAGGGTACGAAGACCATGAAGTTGAGATCTGGGTCGTACACGATGTTACAGAACGCAAGCGAGCAGAAGAAGCGGTCAGAATTCGCGAGCGGCAGCTGTCGACATTAATGAGCAACCTGCCTGGAGCAGCTTACCGTTGCCTCAATGACAAAGACTGGACAATGGAATTCATCAGCGATGGATGCGTTCAGGTAAGTGGCTATCCGGCAGAAAAGTTAACTCAAGGCGTTCCTACATGGTCTGAGCTGATGCATCCTGACGATCGTCAACCGATCTGGGAAACTGTTCAGGATAGCCTGTCTCAACGTCAATCGTTTCAGGTTGTCTACCGTATTCAGCACCGCGACGGCGACGAGCGGGTCATCTGGGAACAAGGTCGCGGTGTGGTCAACGCACACGGTCAGATAGAAGCTATCGAAGGTTTCTTGACGGATATGACCGAAATGGAACAAATGAAACAGCAGCTCGTACAGAGTGAGCGACTGGCTGCGATGGGCAAGATGTTATCGGCACTCGCTCACGAGAGTCGCAATGCACTTCAGCGCATTCAATCCGGCGTCGAAATGCTGAAGTTTGAGTTTGAACAAGACTCCGAATCTTATGAGGACCTGCGGCGAATCGCTGGAGCTCGAGAAGACTTGCAGCGTCTCTACGACGAAATGCGAAGCTTTGCAGCCCCGATGAATTTACAGATTTCCGATTGTGATCTATCAGGGATATGGACCAAGGCGTGGAATCACCTTGAATCAACGTGGAATTCTCGAAACGTTCAGCTGAAGCAGAATTTGAGCGACATTAATCTGAGAGTTTCAGTCGATGCTTTCCGTCTCGAACAGGTCTTTCGCAACCTCTTTGAAAATGCACTTGCAGCGTGTGACGATCCAGTTGTCATAGAGATTTCATGTGACAATTCTGACATTCATGGAAAGCCCGGGGTGTGCGTGACGTTGCGCGACAATGGTCCTGGGCTAAAGGAAGAACACAGAGCGAGGATATTTGAAGCCTTTTTCACGACCAAGCACAAGGGCAGCGGTCTGGGCATGGCAATTGCAAAACGGATTGTGGAAGCTCACCGCGGAAAAATTGAAGTGCGCAATTCAACGAGCGGCGGAGCTGAGTTTTTACTCGTAATCCCGAGAGACCAACCGTGA
- a CDS encoding response regulator: MTKPLRIAVADDELEIREFFRRYLPRLGHSVVGEACNGKQLVELCKTSCPDLIITDLAMPEMDGIAAISALAHCSKSPVIIVSSQDPPTKPVHSTVVAYLVKPIEGSELQAAIEKAVRSQSEISKSSNSSKLTSRSKPKE, encoded by the coding sequence GTGACAAAGCCCTTGCGAATTGCCGTTGCCGACGACGAACTTGAGATTCGCGAATTCTTCAGACGATATCTTCCCCGACTGGGGCATTCCGTCGTCGGAGAAGCTTGCAACGGAAAACAGCTTGTAGAACTCTGTAAAACAAGCTGCCCGGACTTAATCATTACCGATCTGGCAATGCCTGAAATGGATGGCATCGCTGCGATCTCGGCACTCGCTCACTGCTCGAAGTCACCAGTGATCATCGTTTCGTCGCAAGATCCGCCGACGAAACCGGTCCATTCAACTGTCGTTGCGTATCTGGTAAAGCCGATTGAAGGAAGTGAACTTCAGGCAGCAATCGAAAAAGCGGTTCGTTCGCAGTCGGAGATTTCGAAATCCTCAAATTCGAGTAAACTAACTTCTAGATCGAAACCCAAAGAGTAG
- a CDS encoding sigma-54 dependent transcriptional regulator: protein MSILLVDDDADFRSLTARTLRKFGYHILDCESGEAALEQLDKHSFDLAIVDLSMPGMSGLELLEAVKERASETEAVMLTGDATVRTAVEAMKLGAHDYLSKPVEMDELRVVIEKAFEASRLRKENRQLKVALQRSRPTFDMIGKSEAMNEVMRLIQRAGPTDKPILIQGESGTGKELVAHALHQASDVADKPMIVINCAALPEQLLESELFGHEKGSFTGASVAKPGLFEVADGGTLFVDEIGELDPSLQAKFLRVLEDGSLRRVGSTKERKVKVRIISATNRDMEKEVADGRFREDLYYRIDVLTLRLPPLRQRPEDIQLLVAHFAGDDWEVEPEAMNAIRNYSWPGNIRQLINAIERAKILADDEIICLKNLPEVVASCASDKPVHTSASLNDAGDDLESIQKAHIAELMIREEGNKARIARLLGVSRRTLYRLLDKYEIPNPTSDESDE, encoded by the coding sequence ATGTCGATTCTGCTTGTCGACGATGACGCGGATTTTCGTTCACTGACTGCCCGCACGCTTCGCAAGTTCGGCTATCACATTCTCGATTGTGAATCAGGTGAAGCTGCCCTTGAGCAGCTCGACAAGCACAGCTTTGACTTGGCCATCGTCGACCTCTCCATGCCCGGGATGTCGGGGCTTGAGTTGCTTGAGGCCGTCAAAGAGCGTGCCAGTGAAACCGAAGCAGTCATGTTGACCGGAGACGCTACCGTTCGCACCGCTGTCGAGGCGATGAAACTTGGAGCACATGACTACCTGAGCAAACCGGTCGAGATGGACGAGTTGCGAGTCGTCATTGAAAAAGCATTCGAAGCGAGTCGACTACGGAAGGAAAACCGACAGCTCAAAGTTGCGCTACAACGATCACGTCCAACTTTCGACATGATCGGAAAATCTGAGGCGATGAATGAGGTCATGCGATTGATCCAGCGGGCTGGGCCAACCGACAAGCCCATCTTAATCCAAGGCGAAAGTGGAACTGGAAAAGAACTGGTCGCTCATGCTTTGCATCAAGCCAGCGACGTTGCCGACAAACCGATGATCGTGATCAATTGCGCTGCCTTGCCTGAACAACTGCTCGAAAGCGAATTGTTCGGCCACGAAAAAGGATCGTTCACAGGCGCATCCGTGGCCAAGCCAGGATTATTCGAGGTTGCAGACGGAGGAACTCTTTTCGTCGACGAGATCGGCGAACTCGACCCATCGCTGCAAGCCAAGTTCCTCCGAGTTCTCGAAGACGGCTCCCTTCGCAGAGTCGGCTCGACAAAGGAACGGAAAGTCAAGGTTCGCATCATCAGCGCAACCAATCGAGACATGGAGAAAGAAGTCGCAGACGGTCGTTTCCGAGAAGATCTATACTATCGAATTGACGTGCTCACGCTGCGACTCCCGCCGCTACGACAGCGACCGGAAGATATCCAATTGCTGGTCGCCCATTTCGCTGGCGATGATTGGGAAGTCGAGCCCGAAGCGATGAATGCCATTCGGAATTACAGTTGGCCTGGCAACATCCGACAGCTCATCAACGCCATTGAACGGGCGAAAATTCTGGCTGATGATGAAATCATTTGCCTCAAGAATCTCCCCGAAGTCGTTGCTAGTTGCGCTTCCGACAAACCGGTTCACACTTCTGCTTCCTTGAATGATGCCGGCGACGACCTGGAGTCAATCCAAAAGGCCCACATCGCCGAATTGATGATCCGTGAGGAAGGCAATAAAGCACGCATCGCCCGATTGCTCGGTGTCAGCCGGCGCACTCTCTACCGACTTCTTGACAAGTACGAGATTCCGAATCCCACGTCGGACGAAAGTGACGAGTAA
- a CDS encoding zinc-binding dehydrogenase has protein sequence MNSTEAWCWNSPGEPEALNRQTVDLGALSRHDVLVENQTIAFNPVDWKLIEHGHSNWRPGQIPGVDGMGKIVAIGESVQHLRVGSRVAYHTDLRGQGSFARHTTVPARAVIPVPHSLSNEVAAAMPCPGLTAWQSLEKLPDLSGEAVLITGAAGSVGHFATQFALNRNMRVFATASAKHHEWLSQTGVQAAADYHDHDWIDQLRNASGGQPFAAIIDLVSADQATQLVDHLGYYGHIVAVLGRVEQNPQPAFQRCASLHEIALGAAHEFGSDQQWHKLVRAGESILAQLANGSLKAPPLKTGRFEELPSFLSEFKNNGQGIKHVVIVD, from the coding sequence ATGAATTCGACCGAAGCATGGTGCTGGAATTCACCCGGGGAACCCGAGGCGCTGAACCGTCAAACAGTTGACCTCGGCGCGCTATCGCGCCACGACGTTCTCGTTGAGAACCAAACGATTGCATTCAATCCAGTTGACTGGAAGTTGATCGAACATGGTCACAGCAACTGGCGTCCTGGACAGATTCCCGGTGTCGATGGGATGGGAAAGATTGTCGCCATCGGCGAGAGCGTTCAGCACCTGCGAGTAGGAAGTCGTGTTGCCTACCACACCGATCTGCGAGGGCAGGGGAGTTTCGCACGACATACAACAGTGCCAGCACGCGCTGTGATCCCGGTGCCACACTCGTTGAGTAATGAAGTTGCTGCAGCGATGCCATGTCCGGGCCTGACTGCCTGGCAGTCGTTGGAAAAACTGCCGGACTTGTCAGGTGAGGCTGTACTAATCACTGGAGCAGCCGGGAGCGTCGGACATTTTGCAACGCAATTTGCGTTGAACCGCAACATGCGTGTCTTCGCAACCGCCAGTGCGAAACACCATGAGTGGTTGTCACAGACTGGAGTTCAGGCTGCGGCCGACTATCACGACCACGATTGGATCGATCAATTGCGAAACGCAAGTGGCGGACAACCCTTCGCTGCGATCATTGATCTCGTTTCCGCCGATCAAGCGACTCAGCTAGTCGATCACCTCGGTTACTACGGCCACATCGTCGCTGTGCTGGGACGGGTTGAGCAAAACCCTCAGCCAGCATTTCAGCGATGCGCGTCGCTGCACGAGATTGCTCTCGGTGCTGCCCATGAATTTGGCTCAGATCAACAGTGGCACAAACTGGTTCGCGCCGGTGAATCGATTCTCGCCCAACTTGCAAATGGATCACTGAAAGCTCCGCCGCTGAAAACTGGTCGTTTTGAAGAGCTCCCGTCGTTTCTGTCTGAATTCAAGAACAACGGACAGGGAATCAAACACGTCGTCATAGTTGATTGA
- a CDS encoding SDR family oxidoreductase has product MDLHLENKTALVTASTGGIGLAIAKRLAAEGAITIINGRNQFSVDQAMKEIWREVSDARLIGLAADNGTDDGIAKTIVEHPEVDILVNNLGIFEAVDFFDLTDEHWQKIFEINVMSGVRLARHYLKRMLDQDTGRVIFISSESGVVPSPEMAHYAMTKTAQLALSRSLAQLTKGTRVTVNSVLPGPTRTPGVEEFVGELFPDEDWSNAEKRFMAENRSMSLIQRLIKPDEIANLVAFVASPLAGAINGAAMRTEGGIVPTIA; this is encoded by the coding sequence GTGGATTTACATCTTGAAAACAAAACAGCTTTGGTCACCGCTTCGACTGGAGGAATCGGTTTGGCAATCGCTAAACGTCTCGCAGCCGAGGGAGCGATTACAATCATCAACGGTCGAAACCAGTTCAGCGTCGACCAGGCAATGAAAGAGATTTGGCGAGAAGTTTCGGATGCTCGATTGATCGGCCTTGCTGCGGACAATGGGACGGACGATGGAATTGCTAAGACGATCGTTGAACATCCCGAAGTTGACATTCTGGTGAACAACCTCGGAATCTTCGAAGCGGTCGACTTCTTCGACTTAACCGACGAACATTGGCAGAAGATCTTCGAGATCAACGTGATGAGTGGTGTTCGCCTCGCGAGACATTATCTCAAGCGGATGCTCGATCAAGACACCGGTCGCGTCATCTTCATCAGCAGTGAATCCGGAGTTGTTCCGTCACCGGAGATGGCTCACTACGCGATGACAAAGACCGCTCAGCTGGCGTTGTCTCGCAGCCTCGCTCAACTCACTAAGGGAACCAGAGTGACAGTGAATTCCGTGCTGCCGGGACCAACGAGAACTCCAGGTGTCGAGGAGTTTGTAGGCGAACTGTTTCCTGACGAAGATTGGTCCAACGCTGAAAAGCGATTCATGGCTGAGAACCGCTCAATGTCCCTCATTCAACGTTTGATCAAGCCGGACGAAATCGCCAATCTGGTCGCGTTCGTCGCGAGCCCTCTCGCAGGAGCGATCAACGGAGCAGCTATGAGAACCGAAGGGGGAATCGTCCCCACGATCGCTTAA